Proteins from a single region of Cydia amplana chromosome 17, ilCydAmpl1.1, whole genome shotgun sequence:
- the LOC134655991 gene encoding DNA repair protein RAD51 homolog 1, whose amino-acid sequence MSAIATASAATVSVDEDADECGPQLISKLEGNGITSGDIKKLEEAGYHTVESVAYAPKKWLITIKGISEQKADKILAEASKLVPMGFTTATEFHQKRAEIIQLTTGSKELDRLLGGGIETGSITEIFGEFRTGKTQICHTLAVTCQLPIEQSGGEGKCMYIDTEGTFRPERLLAVAQRYGMEGGAVLDNVAYARAYNTDHQTQLLLQACAMMAESRYSLIIVDSATALYRTDYSGRGELNPRQQHLGRFMRMLLRLADEFGVAVIITNQVVAQVDSVGVFNADTKKPIGGHVLAHASTTRLYLRKGRGDNRICKIYDSPCLPETEAMFGISTEGITDAKE is encoded by the exons ATGTCTGCAATAGCCACGGCCTCCGCCGCCACTGTCTCAGTGGACGAAGATGCCGACGAGTGTGGACCGCAGTTGATATCTAAATTAGAG gGCAATGGTATCACATCGGGAGACATAAAAAAGCTGGAAGAAGCCGGGTACCACACGGTTGAGTCTGTGGCATATGCACCAAAGAAATGGCTGATTACCATCAAGGGCATCTCGGAGCAAAAGGCGGACAAAATACTGGCAGAGGCTTCTAAACTTGTGCCTATGGGATTTACGACTGCTACAGAGTTTCATCAgaaaag GGCAGAGATCATACAATTAACGACAGGATCCAAAGAGCTGGACAGGCTGCTGGGTGGAGGCATCGAGACGGGCTCCATCACGGAGATATTCGGAGAGTTCCGCACCGGCAAAACACAGATCTGCCACACTTTGGCAGTCACTTGTCAG CTACCGATTGAGCAGTCGGGCGGCGAGGGTAAGTGCATGTATATCGACACGGAGGGCACGTTTCGGCCGGAGCGCCTGCTAGCCGTGGCGCAGCGCTATGGCATGGAG GGCGGCGCTGTGCTGGACAATGTGGCGTACGCGCGCGCCTACAACACCGACCACCAGACGCAGCTGCTGCTGCAAGCCTGCGCCATGATGGCCGAGTCCAg ATATTCACTGATAATAGTAGACAGCGCCACAGCCCTTTACAGGACGGACTATTCAGGCCGGGGGGAGCTCAATCCGAGACAGCAGCACCTGGGCCGCTTCATGCGGATGCTTCTCCGGCTGGCTGATGAG TTCGGCGTAGCAGTGATAATAACCAACCAAGTGGTCGCTCAAGTGGACAGCGTGGGAGTATTCAACGCGGACACCAAGAAGCCCATCGGTGGGCACGTGCTGGCCCACGCCTCCACCACCAGGCTCTACCTGCGGAAG GGCCGCGGCGACAACCGCATCTGCAAGATCTACGACAGCCCGTGCCTGCCCGAGACGGAGGCTATGTTCGGCATCAGCACCGAGGGCATCACGGACGCCAAGGAGTAG
- the LOC134655702 gene encoding kelch-like protein 8 isoform X1, translating into MAEVSLLIDGQVFKAKKEVLCEHSDYFRAMFSGNYVENDKKEISIDVIDAESMKIILHYMNIGLIDLTEYSLSIISELVTAANFLQITELIKQIEYTLELQISPASCMEIMNIAQNSAFTQIEQLSATCGLLSFKSMKPEYIPNLTKLCWYLSHPYLNASSELDVFNFGHTWLLENETGGDALLIILGCLDIKKLNLSDIAQIKTCMLGYQNSLAAKVVDCLHNLAVLDMELSVVAIQSQEKMLTHTYTEGVYNETLSMVKESRSRSLAYTPAVPVWAMKDSKLEMVPHHMYTFREKVGFENWLEVAEKNLWGWSVVGWGPTKIVVVCGEHGRGTGLFMKDVKVYDVLKKEWARHGVELPARRHGGVAVMEDSLYLIGGVGGFRVTLDTAVVYDLKRRSHRKIANLPDAIQNPAVCAHEGTIYAAGHNNIYQYEDLGDTDRWTTVVGTQIRSSCMASFKGYIYCTQSYFSQLYRFRPGVDDRLYVVTQFTNPPATFCNLGKITVVATDPVELYGVVQGLHLLHAELLQPPLPLQARSGRPALCGHPVYQSTGYFL; encoded by the exons ATGGCGGAAGTTTCTTTGCTCATCGACGGCCAGGTGTTTAAAGcgaaaaaagaagttttatgCGAGCACAGCGATTATTTTCGCGCTATGTTCAGCGGTAACTATGTGGAAAATGACAAAAAAGAAATATCCATAGAC gtgATTGACGCTGAatctatgaaaataatattgcATTACATGAACATAGGTTTAATAGATCTCACAGAATATTCCTTATCCATTATTAGTGAGTTGGTAACTGCTGCAAACTTCTTACAAATCACAGAGTTAATTAAGCAAATAGAGTATACTTTGGAACTCCAAATATCACCAGCTAGCTGTATGGAAATCATGAATATCGCCCAGAATTCAGCATTTACTCAGATAGAACAACTGTCCGCCACATGTGGCTTACTTTCATTTAAGTCTATGAAGCCAGAATACATTCCGAACTTAACCAAACTTTGCTGGTATCTATCGCACCCATATTTAAATGCTTCCAGTGAACTTGATGTATTTAACTTTGGCCATACGTGGCTTTTAGAAAATGAAACTGGCGGTGATGCATTACTAATTATTCTTGGTTGTTTAGACATTAAAAAGCTCAATCTTTCCGATATAGCACAAATCAAAACTTGTATGTTAGGATACCAGAACAGCTTAGCTGCTAAAGTTGTCGACTGTCTTCACAATTTGGCGGTACTTGACATGGAGTTGTCTGTAGTCGCAATACAATCGCAAGAAAAGATGTTGACGCATACATATACAGAGGGAGTTTATAATGAAACCTTGAGCATGGTTAAGGAAAGCCGATCTAGATCTTTAGCTTACACTCCAGCGGTGCCAGTTTGGGCGATGAAGGACTCTAAGTTGGAGATGGTACCGCACCATATGTATACGTTTAGGGAAAAAGTTGGTTTTGAGAACTGGCTGGAAGTTGCTGAGAAGAATCTGTGGGGTTGGAGCGTTGTGGGCTGGGGACCAACGAAGATTGTGGTTGTTTGTGGAGAACATGGGAGAGGCACGGGGTTATTCATGAAGGATGTGAAAGTCTACGATGTGTTAAAGAAAGAGTGGGCTCGGCATGGAGTGGAGTTGCCTGCTCGGAGACACGGAGGAGTAGCCGTTATGGAGGACTCCCTTTATCTTATTGGAGGCGTAGGTGGGTTTAG GGTAACATTGGACACTGCAGTGGTATACGACTTGAAACGGCGCTCGCACAGGAAGATCGCTAATCTACCAGACGCCATACAGAACCCAGCCGTGTGCGCTCACGAAGGCACCATATACGCCGCGGGACACAACAACATATACCAGTACGAGGACTTGGGAGACACAG ATCGATGGACAACGGTAGTCGGCACTCAGATCCGGTCGAGCTGTATGGCGTCGTTTAAGGGCTACATTTACTGTACGCAGAGCTACTTCAGCCAGCTTTACCGCTTCAGGCCCGGAGTGGACGACCGGCTCTATGTGGTCACCCAGTTTACCAATCCACCGGCCACTTTTTGTAACTTAGGTAAGATAACGGTAGTCGCCACAGATCCAGTCGAGCTGTATGGCGTCGTTCAAGGGCTACATTTACTGCACGCAGAGCTACTTCAGCCACCTTTACCGCTTCAGGCCCGGAGTGGACGACCGGCTCTATGTGGTCACCCAGTTTACCAATCCACCGGCTACTTTTTGTAA